The proteins below are encoded in one region of Microbispora sp. NBC_01189:
- a CDS encoding 3'-5' exoribonuclease domain-containing protein: protein MKAETYISVDIEADGPIPGPYSMVSFGMTVAGRMTGRRFERTDPEARTFYAELRPISDDFVPEALAVSGLDRDTLLREGRDPAEAMTAAAAWIAEVCGADLPVLAAFPLSYDWMWMYWYFLRFTGESPFGHSRCVDIKTLYAAKATVPIAWATKRQMPREVRSSRQHTHNALDDAVEQAELLQNLMEWRSPHRKPKDS, encoded by the coding sequence GTGAAAGCCGAGACGTACATATCCGTCGACATCGAGGCGGACGGCCCCATCCCCGGCCCCTACTCCATGGTCAGCTTCGGCATGACCGTGGCGGGCCGCATGACGGGACGGCGCTTCGAGCGGACCGATCCGGAGGCCCGGACCTTCTACGCCGAACTGCGGCCGATCAGCGACGACTTCGTGCCGGAGGCGCTGGCGGTGAGCGGCCTCGACCGCGACACACTGCTGCGCGAGGGCCGCGATCCGGCGGAGGCGATGACGGCCGCGGCCGCCTGGATCGCGGAGGTCTGCGGCGCGGATCTGCCGGTGCTCGCGGCCTTCCCCCTGTCGTACGACTGGATGTGGATGTACTGGTACTTCCTGCGCTTCACCGGCGAGTCGCCGTTCGGCCACTCCCGGTGCGTCGACATCAAGACTCTGTACGCGGCGAAGGCCACGGTGCCGATCGCCTGGGCCACCAAGCGGCAGATGCCGCGCGAGGTGCGGTCGAGCCGGCAGCACACCCACAACGCGCTCGACGACGCCGTCGAGCAGGCCGAGCTGCTGCAGAACCTCATGGAGTGGCGTTCCCCCCACAGGAAACCGAAGGACAGTTGA
- a CDS encoding 50S ribosomal protein L25/general stress protein Ctc produces the protein MSEVRIAAELRDEFGKGAARKIRRGNKVPAVLYGHGTETKHLTLPGHELLLALRTPNVLIRLHGEGVDEIALPKGVQRDPIKGFLEHVDLLLVKRGEKVVVEIPVTVVGATNGSAIVDQPLNTLSVEAEATHIPTGVEVDVDGKEEGYTVHAADLKLPEGTTLAGDPEALVLQVIAAPSAGLPEQGEAAEGGTAEAAE, from the coding sequence GTGTCCGAAGTACGCATCGCCGCCGAGCTCCGCGACGAGTTCGGCAAGGGCGCCGCCCGCAAGATCCGCCGGGGGAACAAGGTCCCCGCCGTTCTCTACGGCCACGGCACCGAGACCAAGCACCTGACCCTCCCCGGCCACGAGCTGCTGCTCGCGCTGCGCACGCCCAACGTGCTCATCCGCCTGCACGGTGAGGGCGTGGACGAGATCGCGCTGCCCAAGGGCGTCCAGCGCGACCCGATCAAGGGCTTCCTGGAGCACGTCGACCTGCTCCTGGTCAAGCGGGGCGAGAAGGTCGTCGTCGAGATCCCGGTCACCGTCGTCGGCGCGACGAACGGCAGCGCCATCGTCGACCAGCCGCTGAACACGCTCTCGGTCGAGGCCGAGGCGACCCACATCCCGACCGGCGTCGAGGTCGACGTGGACGGCAAGGAAGAGGGCTACACGGTGCACGCGGCCGACCTGAAGCTGCCGGAGGGCACCACGCTGGCCGGTGACCCCGAGGCCCTGGTGCTGCAGGTGATCGCCGCTCCGTCGGCCGGGCTGCCCGAGCAGGGCGAGGCCGCCGAGGGTGGCACCGCCGAGGCCGCCGAGTAG
- a CDS encoding TetR/AcrR family transcriptional regulator: MEPVSESSRARRRMTGAERREQLIQVGRALFADKGFDGTSVEEIAASAKVSKPVVYEHFGGKEGIYAVVIDREMQRLLSLVTQALSASHARVKLERAALALLQYIEESSEGFRILVRDSHAASGTGTFASLISDIASQVEDVLADEFRERGYDPKFAPMYAQMLVGMTALTGQWWLDVRTPRREEVAAHLVNLSWNGLKGLDSDPGLTGATRGLVLSPAAETRTPRPTEREAKEQEKLRREQEKAREREQRERARQLERRQRELEKTKEREQRERAKELERQLKEQEKLRREQEKAREREQRERARELERHQRELEKLKEREQH; this comes from the coding sequence ATGGAACCTGTGAGCGAGTCCTCCCGAGCTCGACGACGCATGACCGGCGCGGAGCGGCGCGAGCAGCTGATCCAGGTCGGCCGGGCCCTGTTCGCGGACAAGGGCTTCGACGGCACGTCGGTCGAGGAGATCGCGGCGAGCGCCAAGGTCTCCAAGCCCGTGGTCTACGAGCACTTCGGCGGCAAGGAGGGCATCTACGCCGTCGTGATCGACCGGGAGATGCAGCGCCTGCTGAGCCTGGTCACCCAGGCGCTGTCGGCCTCGCACGCACGCGTCAAGCTGGAGCGCGCCGCGCTCGCCCTCCTGCAGTACATCGAGGAGAGCAGCGAGGGCTTCCGCATCCTGGTCCGCGACTCCCACGCCGCGTCGGGAACGGGCACCTTCGCCAGCCTGATCAGCGACATCGCGAGCCAGGTCGAGGACGTGCTCGCGGACGAGTTCCGGGAACGCGGCTACGACCCCAAGTTCGCGCCGATGTACGCGCAGATGCTCGTGGGGATGACCGCCCTCACCGGCCAGTGGTGGCTCGACGTGCGCACGCCGCGCCGCGAGGAGGTCGCCGCCCACCTCGTGAACCTGTCCTGGAACGGCCTGAAGGGCCTCGACTCCGACCCCGGGCTCACCGGCGCGACCCGCGGGCTGGTCCTGAGCCCCGCCGCCGAGACCCGTACGCCGCGGCCCACCGAGCGCGAGGCGAAGGAGCAGGAGAAGCTCCGCCGCGAGCAGGAGAAGGCCCGCGAACGCGAGCAACGCGAGCGCGCCAGGCAGCTCGAACGCCGCCAGCGCGAGCTGGAGAAGACCAAGGAACGCGAGCAGCGCGAACGCGCCAAGGAGCTCGAACGGCAGCTCAAGGAGCAGGAGAAGCTCCGCCGCGAGCAGGAGAAGGCCCGCGAACGCGAGCAACGCGAACGGGCCAGGGAGCTCGAACGCCACCAGCGCGAGCTGGAGAAGCTCAAGGAACGCGAGCAGCACTGA
- the cysD gene encoding sulfate adenylyltransferase subunit CysD, whose protein sequence is MLQRDYTTSQLDVLEAEAIHIMREVAAEFERPCLLFSGGKDSIVMLRVAEKAFWPAPIPFPLMHVDTGHNFSEVIDYRDRRVGELGARLVVASVQASIDAGRVAEETGRRASRNRLQTTTLLDAIEEHEFDAVFGGARRDEEKARAKERVFSFRDDFGQWDPKNQRPELWNLYNTKIRRGEHIRVFPLSNWTELDVWHYIRREGIEIPSIYFAHSRAVFERDGMLLADSEVVQRGDDEPVFDAVVRYRTVGDMTCTGAVASTATTVEQIIDEIAATRITERGATRADDRASEAAMEDRKKEGYF, encoded by the coding sequence ATGCTTCAGCGTGACTACACCACGTCGCAGCTCGACGTGCTCGAGGCCGAGGCGATCCACATCATGCGTGAGGTCGCGGCCGAGTTCGAGCGCCCCTGTCTGCTCTTCTCCGGCGGCAAGGACTCCATCGTCATGCTGCGGGTCGCGGAGAAGGCGTTCTGGCCGGCGCCGATCCCCTTCCCCCTCATGCACGTCGACACCGGGCACAACTTCTCCGAGGTGATCGACTACCGCGACCGCCGCGTCGGCGAGCTCGGCGCGCGGCTGGTGGTCGCCTCGGTCCAGGCGTCGATCGACGCCGGGCGGGTGGCCGAGGAGACCGGGCGGCGGGCCTCCCGCAACCGGCTGCAGACCACGACCCTGCTGGACGCCATCGAGGAGCACGAGTTCGACGCGGTGTTCGGCGGGGCCCGGCGCGACGAGGAGAAGGCCCGGGCCAAGGAGCGGGTGTTCTCCTTCCGCGACGACTTCGGCCAGTGGGACCCGAAGAACCAGCGTCCCGAGCTGTGGAACCTCTACAACACCAAGATCCGCCGCGGTGAGCACATCCGCGTGTTCCCGCTGTCGAACTGGACCGAGCTGGACGTGTGGCACTACATCCGGCGGGAGGGCATCGAGATCCCGTCGATCTACTTCGCCCACTCCCGCGCGGTCTTCGAGCGCGACGGCATGCTGCTGGCCGACTCGGAGGTCGTCCAGCGGGGCGACGACGAGCCGGTGTTCGACGCGGTCGTCCGCTACCGCACGGTCGGCGACATGACCTGCACCGGGGCGGTCGCCTCCACCGCCACGACCGTCGAGCAGATCATCGACGAGATCGCCGCCACCCGGATCACCGAGCGCGGTGCGACCCGCGCCGACGACCGGGCGTCCGAGGCCGCCATGGAAGATCGCAAGAAGGAAGGCTACTTCTGA
- the glmU gene encoding bifunctional UDP-N-acetylglucosamine diphosphorylase/glucosamine-1-phosphate N-acetyltransferase GlmU: MSVPRPAAVIVLAAGEGTRMKSKTPKVLHEVCGRTLVDHMLAAARGLTPERLVVVIGHAREQVGAHLAETAPDARTVVQEKRNGTGHAVRTALEAEGPIEGTVLVTYGDTPLLRAETLAALLERHAADGNAVTVLTAVVPDPTGYGRIVRDEDGAVLEIVEEKDASPEQRAITEMNSGVYAFDGTLLADGLRRIGAANAQGEEYLTDVLAVLREDGHRVGAHVAADHAEVEGVNDRVQLAFVRRVLNDRILAAHMRAGVTVVDPAGTWVDAGVVMEPDVVIHPGTQLRGATRIGTGAEVGPGSTLTDTVVGEDAVVRNTVADGAEIGAGATVGPFAYLRPGTVLGRGGKIGAYVETKNARIGEGSKVPHLTYVGDATIGTGSNIGAACVFVNYDGVGKHHTVVGDHVRVGSDNMLVAPVTIGDGAYTAAGSVITSDVPPGAMAVARGRQRNIEGWVARRRAGTPSDEAARRAPAGPEAAPEAALEGAPEVNGGDAAAQ, encoded by the coding sequence GTGAGTGTGCCGCGCCCGGCAGCCGTGATCGTCCTCGCCGCCGGCGAGGGCACCCGGATGAAGTCGAAAACCCCCAAGGTCCTTCACGAGGTCTGTGGCCGGACGCTCGTGGACCACATGCTCGCCGCCGCGCGCGGCCTCACCCCCGAACGGCTGGTCGTCGTCATCGGCCACGCCCGGGAGCAGGTCGGCGCGCACCTGGCGGAGACCGCGCCGGACGCCCGCACGGTCGTGCAGGAGAAGCGGAACGGCACCGGCCATGCCGTGCGCACCGCCCTGGAGGCCGAGGGCCCGATCGAGGGCACCGTCCTGGTGACGTACGGCGACACGCCGCTGCTTCGCGCCGAGACCCTGGCGGCCCTGCTGGAGCGGCACGCCGCCGACGGCAACGCCGTCACCGTGCTGACCGCAGTGGTCCCCGACCCCACCGGTTACGGGCGCATCGTGCGCGACGAGGACGGCGCGGTGCTGGAGATCGTCGAGGAGAAGGACGCGTCCCCCGAGCAGCGCGCGATCACCGAGATGAACTCGGGCGTGTACGCCTTCGACGGCACGCTGCTGGCCGACGGCCTGCGGCGGATCGGCGCCGCCAACGCCCAGGGCGAGGAGTATCTGACCGACGTGCTGGCCGTCCTCCGCGAGGACGGCCATCGGGTGGGCGCCCACGTCGCCGCCGACCACGCGGAGGTCGAGGGCGTCAACGACCGCGTCCAGCTCGCCTTCGTGCGGCGGGTGCTCAACGACCGCATCCTGGCGGCGCACATGCGCGCCGGGGTCACCGTCGTCGACCCGGCCGGCACGTGGGTCGACGCCGGCGTCGTCATGGAACCCGACGTCGTGATCCATCCCGGCACCCAGCTCAGGGGTGCCACGAGGATCGGGACGGGAGCCGAGGTGGGGCCGGGCAGCACGCTGACCGACACCGTCGTCGGCGAGGACGCCGTCGTACGAAACACCGTGGCCGACGGCGCGGAGATCGGCGCCGGCGCCACCGTGGGCCCGTTCGCGTACCTGCGCCCCGGCACCGTGCTCGGCCGCGGCGGCAAGATCGGCGCGTACGTCGAGACCAAGAACGCGCGGATCGGCGAGGGCTCGAAGGTCCCCCACCTCACCTACGTCGGCGACGCGACGATCGGCACCGGCTCGAACATCGGCGCCGCCTGCGTCTTCGTCAACTACGACGGCGTCGGCAAGCACCACACCGTCGTGGGCGACCACGTCCGCGTGGGCAGCGACAACATGCTCGTCGCGCCGGTCACTATCGGCGACGGCGCCTACACCGCCGCCGGCTCGGTGATCACGTCCGACGTGCCGCCCGGGGCGATGGCGGTCGCCCGCGGCCGGCAGCGCAACATCGAGGGCTGGGTGGCCCGCCGCAGGGCCGGCACCCCGTCCGACGAAGCGGCCCGGCGGGCGCCGGCCGGCCCCGAGGCCGCGCCCGAGGCTGCCCTGGAGGGCGCGCCCGAGGTGAACGGCGGGGACGCCGCCGCCCAGTGA
- a CDS encoding UDP-glucose/GDP-mannose dehydrogenase family protein, with protein sequence MSDAELPRLTVIGTGYLGATHAICMASLGYDVVGLDVDAEKIRKLQSGEVPFFEPGLPELLAKTLESGRLRFTTSYAEAAEHGDVHFICVGTPQQPGLDACDLSYVDAAVRGLAPHLTRRCLVVGKSTVPVGTAARLGGLLTELAPAGAEVELAWNPEFLREGFAVDDTLRPDRLVFGVTTEWARERLAAAFAPILRHGTPTVVTDLPTAELVKVAANSFLATKISYINAMAEVCEATGADVRDLAQALAYDDRIGGRFLQPGLGFGGGCLPKDIRAFAHRAEEIGAGQAVSFLREVDAINRRRRSRTIDLVRELLGGQLDGRRVACLGAAFKPNSDDIRDAPALDVARTMHGLGADVRVYDPVALDNARRAYPELRYGTSAMDVAGDADVVVLLTEWAEFRAIRPEALAAVVAHRRIVDGRHALDRDAWRAAGWEYRALGRP encoded by the coding sequence ATGAGCGACGCCGAACTCCCCCGGCTGACGGTGATCGGGACCGGTTACCTCGGGGCGACGCACGCCATCTGCATGGCCTCGCTTGGCTACGACGTGGTCGGGCTCGACGTGGACGCCGAGAAGATCCGCAAACTGCAGTCGGGGGAGGTGCCCTTCTTCGAGCCGGGCCTGCCCGAGCTGCTGGCCAAGACCCTGGAGTCGGGACGGCTCCGCTTCACCACCTCCTACGCCGAGGCCGCCGAGCACGGCGACGTCCACTTCATCTGCGTGGGCACCCCCCAGCAGCCCGGCCTGGACGCCTGCGACCTCAGTTACGTCGACGCCGCCGTCCGGGGCCTGGCCCCGCACCTGACCCGCCGTTGCCTGGTGGTCGGCAAGTCGACCGTGCCGGTCGGCACCGCGGCCCGGCTGGGCGGACTGCTGACCGAACTGGCCCCGGCCGGTGCGGAGGTGGAGCTGGCCTGGAATCCGGAGTTCCTGCGGGAGGGCTTCGCCGTCGACGACACGCTCCGGCCCGACCGGCTCGTCTTCGGCGTCACCACGGAGTGGGCGCGTGAGCGGCTGGCCGCGGCGTTCGCGCCGATCCTCCGCCACGGCACCCCGACCGTGGTCACCGACCTCCCCACCGCCGAGCTGGTCAAGGTCGCCGCCAACTCCTTCCTGGCCACCAAGATCTCGTACATCAACGCGATGGCGGAGGTCTGCGAGGCCACCGGAGCCGACGTACGCGACCTGGCGCAGGCCCTCGCCTACGACGACCGGATCGGCGGGCGTTTCCTCCAGCCCGGCCTCGGGTTCGGCGGCGGCTGCCTGCCCAAGGACATCCGGGCCTTCGCCCACCGGGCCGAGGAGATCGGCGCCGGCCAGGCCGTGTCCTTCCTGCGGGAGGTCGACGCCATCAACCGGCGCCGCCGATCCCGTACGATCGACCTGGTCAGGGAGCTGCTCGGCGGTCAACTCGACGGCCGGAGGGTGGCCTGCCTCGGCGCCGCCTTCAAGCCCAACTCCGACGACATCAGGGACGCCCCGGCGCTCGACGTGGCCCGGACGATGCACGGGCTTGGCGCCGACGTACGGGTCTATGACCCGGTGGCGCTGGACAACGCCCGCCGCGCCTACCCGGAGCTCAGGTACGGCACCAGCGCCATGGACGTGGCCGGGGACGCGGACGTGGTGGTCCTGCTCACCGAGTGGGCCGAGTTCCGCGCGATCCGGCCCGAGGCGCTGGCGGCGGTCGTCGCGCACCGGCGGATCGTGGACGGCCGGCACGCCCTCGACCGGGACGCCTGGCGCGCGGCGGGCTGGGAGTATCGCGCCCTCGGCCGTCCCTGA
- a CDS encoding acyl-CoA desaturase, translating into MTVVSDRAAPQPKPDFEPQDKSKADLVVFALVVGAPILAVFAAVPFAWGWGLGWTDLAIAGVFYVVSGLGVTVGYHRYFTHGSFKANRPLKIALGIAGSLSLEMSVLDWVAAHRKHHKFSDKEGDPHSPWRFGPGFKSMCKGLLYAHIGWLFESERVNRAKYAPDLMKDPDVMKLHRAFPALAITSLLLPGILGGLISWSWQGAVTAFFWGTVIRIGLLHHVTWSINSICHVFGEEVFESRDKSRNVWWLAIPSFGESWHNLHHSDPTCARHGALKGQIDLSAGVIRWFEKAGWARDVRWPTPERLAAKRIA; encoded by the coding sequence ATGACCGTCGTCTCCGACCGCGCCGCGCCGCAGCCGAAGCCGGACTTCGAACCACAGGACAAGAGCAAGGCCGACTTGGTTGTCTTCGCGCTCGTCGTCGGCGCGCCGATCCTGGCGGTCTTCGCCGCGGTGCCGTTCGCCTGGGGCTGGGGCCTGGGCTGGACCGACCTCGCGATCGCCGGAGTGTTCTACGTCGTTTCCGGCCTGGGCGTCACCGTCGGATACCACCGCTACTTCACACACGGATCGTTCAAGGCGAACCGGCCGCTGAAGATCGCCCTCGGCATCGCCGGCAGCCTCTCGCTGGAGATGTCCGTGCTCGACTGGGTGGCCGCCCACCGCAAGCACCACAAGTTCTCCGACAAGGAGGGCGACCCGCACTCGCCGTGGCGCTTCGGCCCCGGCTTCAAGTCCATGTGCAAGGGCCTGCTGTACGCCCACATCGGCTGGCTGTTCGAGTCCGAGCGGGTCAACCGGGCCAAGTACGCCCCGGACCTGATGAAGGACCCGGACGTGATGAAGCTGCACCGGGCCTTCCCGGCCCTGGCGATCACCTCCCTGCTGCTCCCGGGGATCCTGGGCGGCCTGATCTCGTGGTCCTGGCAGGGCGCGGTGACCGCGTTCTTCTGGGGCACGGTCATCCGGATCGGCCTGCTGCACCACGTCACCTGGTCGATCAACTCCATCTGCCACGTCTTCGGCGAGGAGGTCTTCGAGTCGCGTGACAAGTCCCGCAACGTGTGGTGGCTGGCGATCCCCTCGTTCGGCGAGTCGTGGCACAACCTGCACCACTCGGACCCCACCTGCGCCCGGCACGGCGCGCTGAAGGGCCAGATCGACCTGAGCGCCGGCGTCATCCGCTGGTTCGAGAAGGCCGGCTGGGCCCGTGACGTTCGCTGGCCGACACCGGAGCGGCTGGCGGCGAAGCGCATTGCCTGA
- the cysN gene encoding sulfate adenylyltransferase subunit CysN has protein sequence MDILRFATAGSVDDGKSTLIGRLLFDSKAIFEDQLEAVERTSRDRGTEYTDLSLLTDGLRAEREQGITIDVAYRYFATPKRKFIIADTPGHIQYTRNMVTGASTADLAIILIDARKGVLEQSRRHAFLTTLLRVPHLVLAVNKMDLVDYSEARFDEIREEFTAFASKLNASDLTFIPISALHGDNVVSRSENMPWYEGSSLLHHLEHVHIASDRNLVDVRFPVQYVIRPHSATSQELHDYRGYAGQVAGGVLKPGDEVLHLPSGLTTTIAAIDTFDGPVEEAFPPMSVTLRLADDIDISRGDMICRPNNQPQAAQEIDAMVSWMADGVKLQPRSKLIIKHTTRTARALVRDLHYRLDVNTLHRDESATGLGLNEIGRVSLRTTQPLFVDDYARNRLTGGFILIDEATNGTVGAGMIVDAH, from the coding sequence ATGGACATCCTTCGTTTCGCGACGGCGGGCAGCGTCGACGACGGCAAGTCCACGCTGATCGGGCGGCTGCTGTTCGACTCCAAGGCGATCTTCGAGGACCAGCTGGAGGCGGTCGAGCGGACCTCCCGCGACCGGGGCACTGAATACACCGACCTGTCGCTGCTGACCGACGGCCTGCGGGCCGAGCGCGAGCAGGGCATCACGATCGACGTGGCCTACCGCTACTTCGCCACGCCCAAGCGGAAGTTCATCATCGCCGACACCCCGGGGCACATCCAGTACACCCGGAACATGGTCACCGGCGCCTCCACCGCCGACCTGGCGATCATCCTCATCGACGCGCGCAAGGGCGTGCTGGAGCAGTCGCGGCGGCACGCCTTCCTGACGACGCTGCTGCGGGTGCCGCACCTGGTCCTGGCGGTCAACAAGATGGACCTCGTCGACTACTCCGAGGCCCGCTTCGACGAGATCCGCGAGGAGTTCACCGCGTTCGCCAGCAAGCTGAACGCGAGCGACCTCACCTTCATCCCGATCTCGGCGCTGCACGGCGACAACGTCGTCTCCCGCTCCGAGAACATGCCGTGGTACGAGGGCTCCTCGCTGCTGCACCACCTGGAGCACGTGCACATCGCCTCCGACCGCAACCTGGTCGACGTGCGCTTCCCGGTGCAGTACGTCATCCGCCCGCACAGCGCGACCAGCCAGGAGCTGCACGACTACCGGGGGTACGCCGGGCAGGTCGCGGGCGGCGTGCTCAAGCCGGGTGACGAGGTGCTCCACCTGCCCTCGGGCCTGACCACCACCATCGCCGCGATCGACACCTTCGACGGGCCGGTGGAGGAGGCGTTCCCGCCCATGTCGGTCACGCTGCGGCTGGCCGACGACATCGACATCTCCCGCGGCGACATGATCTGCCGGCCGAACAACCAGCCGCAGGCCGCCCAGGAGATCGACGCGATGGTCAGCTGGATGGCCGACGGCGTGAAGCTCCAGCCCAGGTCGAAGCTGATCATCAAGCACACCACCCGTACGGCCCGGGCGCTGGTGCGCGACCTGCACTACCGGCTCGACGTCAACACCCTGCACCGGGACGAGTCGGCCACCGGCCTCGGCCTGAACGAGATCGGCCGGGTGTCGCTGCGGACGACCCAGCCGCTGTTCGTGGACGATTACGCCCGCAACCGCCTCACCGGCGGCTTCATCCTGATCGACGAGGCCACCAACGGCACCGTCGGCGCCGGAATGATCGTCGACGCGCACTGA
- a CDS encoding ribose-phosphate diphosphokinase, which yields MSGKKTTGERNLMFFSGRAHPELAGEVANALGVEITPTALRDFANGEIYVRYLESVRGCDAFVMQSHTAPINEWIMEQLIMVDALKRASAKRITVIMPFYGYARQDKKGRGREPITARLVADMFKQAGADRMMSIDLHTSQIQGFFDGPVDHLFAMPVLINYLRGKLDPATTTIVSPDTGRVRLAERWSDSLGTPVAFIHKRRDLDVANQVKVHEVVGKVHGRTCVLIDDMIDTGGSICKAADALYEHGATDVIVAATHAVFSGPAVDRLKNSRISEVVVTNTLPIEEEKRFDSLTVMSIAPLIARAITEVFTDGSVTSLFEGDA from the coding sequence ATGAGCGGCAAGAAGACGACCGGCGAGCGGAACCTCATGTTCTTCTCCGGCCGGGCCCACCCCGAGCTCGCCGGGGAGGTCGCGAACGCGCTCGGTGTCGAGATCACGCCGACCGCGCTGCGCGACTTCGCCAACGGCGAGATCTACGTACGCTACCTGGAGTCGGTGCGCGGCTGCGACGCCTTCGTGATGCAGAGCCACACCGCGCCGATCAACGAGTGGATCATGGAACAGCTGATCATGGTGGACGCGCTCAAGCGGGCCTCGGCCAAGCGGATCACCGTGATCATGCCGTTCTACGGCTACGCCCGCCAGGACAAGAAGGGCCGCGGCCGCGAGCCGATCACCGCCCGGCTGGTGGCCGACATGTTCAAGCAGGCGGGCGCCGACCGGATGATGTCCATCGACCTGCACACCTCGCAGATCCAGGGCTTCTTCGACGGCCCGGTGGACCACCTGTTCGCGATGCCCGTGCTGATCAACTACCTGCGCGGCAAGCTCGACCCGGCGACGACCACGATCGTCTCGCCCGACACCGGCCGCGTACGGCTCGCCGAGCGCTGGTCCGACAGCCTGGGCACCCCGGTGGCCTTCATCCACAAGCGGCGCGACCTCGACGTGGCGAACCAGGTGAAGGTGCACGAGGTGGTCGGCAAGGTCCACGGCCGGACCTGCGTGCTGATCGACGACATGATCGACACCGGCGGCTCGATCTGCAAGGCCGCCGACGCCCTGTACGAGCACGGCGCGACCGACGTCATCGTGGCCGCCACCCACGCGGTGTTCTCCGGGCCCGCCGTGGACCGCCTGAAGAACTCCCGGATCTCCGAGGTGGTCGTGACCAACACGCTGCCCATCGAGGAGGAGAAGAGGTTCGACAGCCTCACGGTGATGTCGATCGCCCCGCTGATCGCCCGGGCCATCACCGAGGTCTTCACCGACGGCTCCGTCACCAGCCTCTTCGAGGGCGACGCCTGA
- the pth gene encoding aminoacyl-tRNA hydrolase — MSDTAAQRWLVVGLGNPGPEYAGNRHNAGFLVLDELAARVGGRFKAHRSRAEVVEGRLAALPVVLAKPLSFMNLSGGPVKALADFYKITPDRVAVVHDELDIPYGALRAKLGGGDNGHNGLKSITKSLGTRDYPRIRFGIGRPPGRMDPATFVLRDFATAERKDLPFLVDRAADMVESLMTAGLEATQNRFHAGDLNPAKPPR; from the coding sequence ATGTCCGACACGGCCGCGCAGCGGTGGCTGGTCGTGGGCCTGGGCAACCCCGGGCCGGAGTACGCCGGGAACCGCCACAACGCGGGTTTCCTGGTGCTCGACGAGCTGGCGGCCCGGGTGGGCGGGCGGTTCAAGGCGCACCGGTCGCGGGCCGAGGTGGTCGAGGGCCGCCTGGCCGCGCTGCCCGTGGTGCTGGCCAAGCCGCTGTCCTTCATGAACCTGTCCGGCGGTCCGGTCAAGGCGCTGGCCGACTTCTACAAGATCACTCCTGACCGGGTCGCCGTGGTCCACGACGAGCTGGACATCCCGTACGGCGCGCTGCGCGCGAAGCTCGGCGGCGGCGACAACGGGCACAACGGCCTGAAGTCGATCACGAAGTCGCTCGGCACGCGCGACTACCCGCGCATCCGGTTCGGCATCGGCCGCCCGCCGGGCCGGATGGACCCGGCGACGTTCGTGCTGCGCGACTTCGCCACGGCCGAGCGCAAGGACCTGCCGTTCCTGGTGGACCGGGCCGCCGACATGGTGGAGTCACTGATGACGGCGGGCCTGGAGGCGACGCAGAACCGGTTCCACGCCGGCGACCTCAACCCGGCCAAGCCGCCCCGCTGA
- a CDS encoding 3'(2'),5'-bisphosphate nucleotidase CysQ: MTMRDDHSLAGELASEAGERLLELRARLGFEDGRALKDAGDQASHRFLTDALRRLRPDDAVLSEEATREERMDPRRLSAGRVWIVDPLDGTREFSEEGRTDWAVHVALWERGSLTAGAVALPAWPGSAHGRTLTTAAPPELPEKVREPFRIAVSRTRPPEFVRDLAARLGAELVPIGSAGAKIAAVLTGEVEAYVHAGGQYEWDSAAPVAVALAAGAHASRIDGSNLTYNQGDPSLPDILVSLPDLAPTLLAGIRDLHRQTP, from the coding sequence ATGACGATGCGGGACGACCACTCCCTCGCGGGGGAGCTGGCGTCGGAGGCGGGAGAGCGGCTTCTGGAGCTGCGGGCACGCCTCGGTTTCGAGGACGGCCGGGCGTTGAAGGACGCCGGTGACCAGGCCTCGCACCGGTTCCTGACGGACGCCCTGCGCCGGCTCCGCCCGGACGACGCCGTGCTGTCGGAGGAGGCGACCCGCGAGGAGCGGATGGACCCCCGGCGGCTGTCGGCCGGACGCGTCTGGATCGTCGACCCCCTCGACGGCACCCGCGAGTTCTCCGAGGAGGGCCGCACCGACTGGGCCGTCCACGTCGCGCTGTGGGAGCGGGGTTCGCTGACGGCGGGCGCCGTCGCGCTGCCGGCCTGGCCTGGATCGGCACATGGTCGCACGCTCACCACTGCGGCTCCGCCGGAACTGCCGGAGAAGGTGCGCGAGCCGTTCCGCATCGCGGTGAGCCGCACCCGGCCGCCGGAGTTCGTCCGTGACCTCGCCGCCCGCCTCGGCGCGGAGCTCGTCCCGATCGGCTCGGCCGGCGCCAAGATCGCCGCCGTGCTCACGGGCGAGGTCGAGGCGTACGTCCACGCGGGAGGCCAGTACGAGTGGGACTCGGCCGCGCCGGTCGCGGTGGCGCTCGCGGCAGGGGCCCACGCGAGCAGGATCGACGGCTCAAACCTGACCTACAACCAGGGGGACCCGTCACTCCCGGATATCCTGGTCTCCCTACCGGATCTGGCGCCAACGTTGCTCGCCGGAATCCGTGACCTGCATCGCCAGACTCCCTGA